A section of the Roseivirga sp. BDSF3-8 genome encodes:
- the tsf gene encoding translation elongation factor Ts translates to MAITAKEVNKLRQMTGAGMMDCKKALTEAEGDFDKAIELLRKKGQKVSESRSDRETSEGAVFVRTSDDNTEAVLVALSCETDFVGKNEEFQSLGKEILDKAYAEKPATVEELKGLSLGEQTVESKVVEMIGKIGEKIEIGAYERINGETVVSYIHAGSKLGVLVELAGGTGEAVEQAGRDVAMQIAAMKPVAVSADDVSDDIKERELKLGREQAKEEGKPDNIIEKIAEGKLNKFYKDNTLLSQPYVKDSSMSVQKYLDSVNKGLTVKSFKRISVAD, encoded by the coding sequence ATGGCGATCACAGCAAAAGAAGTTAATAAGCTGAGACAAATGACCGGTGCCGGCATGATGGATTGCAAAAAGGCACTGACTGAAGCCGAAGGTGACTTCGATAAAGCAATAGAATTGCTCCGCAAGAAAGGTCAGAAAGTTTCTGAATCACGTTCAGACAGAGAGACCAGCGAAGGTGCGGTTTTCGTTCGTACCAGCGACGACAATACCGAAGCCGTACTCGTTGCACTGAGCTGCGAAACTGACTTCGTTGGTAAAAACGAAGAGTTCCAAAGCCTAGGCAAAGAGATCCTTGACAAAGCTTATGCTGAAAAACCTGCTACTGTTGAAGAGCTTAAAGGCCTGAGCCTTGGCGAGCAGACTGTAGAGTCTAAAGTGGTGGAAATGATCGGTAAGATCGGCGAGAAGATCGAGATTGGTGCTTACGAGCGTATCAATGGCGAGACTGTGGTTTCGTACATTCACGCAGGTAGCAAGCTTGGTGTACTTGTAGAGCTTGCCGGTGGTACTGGCGAGGCTGTAGAGCAGGCGGGACGCGACGTAGCTATGCAGATTGCGGCTATGAAGCCTGTAGCGGTTAGTGCTGACGATGTAAGCGACGACATCAAGGAGCGCGAACTGAAGCTTGGCCGTGAGCAGGCGAAGGAAGAAGGTAAGCCTGACAATATCATCGAGAAAATTGCCGAAGGTAAACTGAATAAGTTTTATAAAGACAATACGCTTCTTAGCCAGCCTTACGTGAAGGATTCTTCTATGTCTGTGCAGAAGTACCTTGATAGCGTAAATAAAGGACTTACGGTTAAGTCATTCAAACGCATCAGCGTAGCTGACTAA
- the rpsB gene encoding 30S ribosomal protein S2, with amino-acid sequence MKKLEYKDLLDAGVHFGHLTRKWDPQMKPYIFMEKNGIHIIDLNKTLASLEEASNAVKNIVRSGRKIMFVATKKQAKEIVAEEAKRLNMPYIAERWLGGMLTNFATIRKSLKKMSTIDKMMKDEAYTNLAKRERLMISRDREKLERVLGGIADLTRLPSALFIVDIKREHIAVKEAQKLNIPVFALVDTNSNPNQVDYAIPANDDAWKSIDLLVRAFGSAIEEGLNERKKEKEDAKMKEEAEAKKKADQNESAES; translated from the coding sequence ATGAAAAAATTAGAATACAAGGACCTACTGGATGCTGGTGTCCATTTCGGACATTTAACGAGAAAATGGGATCCCCAGATGAAGCCGTACATCTTCATGGAGAAGAACGGTATTCATATCATCGATCTCAACAAGACCCTTGCGTCTCTCGAAGAAGCTTCCAACGCGGTTAAGAACATTGTTCGGTCCGGCCGCAAAATCATGTTCGTTGCTACCAAGAAGCAAGCGAAAGAGATCGTAGCAGAAGAAGCAAAAAGGCTCAATATGCCTTATATCGCTGAGCGCTGGCTTGGTGGTATGCTTACCAACTTTGCCACCATCCGCAAGTCACTTAAGAAGATGAGCACCATCGATAAGATGATGAAGGATGAAGCTTATACTAACCTGGCAAAGCGTGAGCGTCTGATGATCTCTCGTGACAGAGAAAAGCTGGAAAGAGTACTGGGTGGTATTGCCGACCTTACACGTCTTCCTTCTGCCCTCTTCATTGTTGATATCAAGCGTGAGCACATTGCTGTAAAAGAAGCGCAGAAGCTTAATATCCCTGTGTTTGCTCTTGTGGATACGAACAGTAACCCTAATCAGGTTGACTACGCTATTCCTGCAAACGACGATGCATGGAAATCGATCGACCTTCTTGTAAGAGCTTTTGGTTCGGCTATTGAAGAAGGCCTGAACGAGCGCAAGAAAGAAAAGGAAGATGCGAAGATGAAAGAAGAGGCCGAAGCTAAGAAAAAGGCCGATCAGAACGAGTCAGCCGAAAGTTAA
- a CDS encoding ArsI/CadI family heavy metal resistance metalloenzyme, whose translation MKRLHINVHVKNIERSVAFYSTLFDAQPSVVKHDYAKWESEHPLVNFSISLSDTQEGINHLGIEADSDEALYALYNRLEKLEGKKHEEGDTVCCYAKSHKQWIADPQGVEWEIFHTYGSSDTYSKKESKQTCCIPAN comes from the coding sequence ATGAAAAGATTACATATTAACGTTCACGTAAAGAACATAGAGAGATCAGTCGCATTTTATTCAACTCTATTTGACGCACAGCCATCCGTGGTCAAACACGACTATGCCAAATGGGAAAGCGAGCACCCTCTGGTGAATTTCTCCATCAGCCTCTCTGACACTCAGGAAGGGATTAACCACCTTGGCATAGAAGCAGATTCTGACGAGGCACTCTACGCCTTATATAACAGGTTAGAAAAACTGGAGGGTAAAAAGCATGAAGAAGGAGATACAGTTTGCTGCTATGCAAAGAGCCATAAACAATGGATAGCCGATCCCCAGGGAGTAGAGTGGGAAATTTTTCACACCTACGGATCGTCTGATACGTATAGTAAAAAAGAAAGCAAGCAAACCTGCTGTATTCCGGCTAACTAA
- a CDS encoding sensor histidine kinase, with protein sequence MLVNSRGLALLLAAAIAVVTTAFLSLLDNVKADALLVAFIISFSSGYLLTNVILEFLIFKEINKIYSAMEKIRKKDLSFISSEKNNSLNPLRRINQEIHNYATVKQQEIEDLKRLEVIRREFLADVSHELKTPIFAAQGFVHTLLDGAVKDKSVRMKFLKKAAKSLDGLDALVQDLLTISQMESGQIKMHPRPFDLVEMVSDVFDQLENKAEKRDITLQMSTDVPPEAWVKGDPQRISQVLTNLISNGIKYSGEETVVTVGINVGKKDVSIYVKDNGQGIPPEHIRRIFERFYRVEKSRSRDKGGTGLGLAIVKHIVEAHGSTVSVTSAIGKGCTFSFKLPKVTQASVLADFEEEAEKPLAE encoded by the coding sequence ATGCTAGTAAATTCCAGAGGGCTTGCTTTGCTGCTTGCTGCAGCCATTGCGGTGGTTACCACCGCTTTTTTGTCATTACTTGATAATGTTAAGGCAGATGCCCTGCTGGTAGCTTTTATTATTTCTTTTTCTTCCGGTTACCTTCTTACTAATGTGATCCTTGAGTTTCTCATTTTTAAAGAGATAAACAAGATCTATAGTGCTATGGAAAAGATCAGGAAAAAGGACCTGAGCTTCATTAGCAGTGAGAAGAATAATAGCCTCAATCCGCTGCGCCGGATCAACCAGGAGATTCATAATTATGCTACAGTCAAGCAGCAGGAGATAGAAGACCTTAAGCGGCTGGAGGTTATCCGCAGAGAGTTTCTGGCGGACGTGAGCCATGAGCTGAAAACACCCATATTTGCCGCTCAGGGGTTTGTACACACCCTGCTGGATGGGGCTGTAAAGGATAAGTCTGTGAGAATGAAGTTTCTGAAAAAAGCAGCGAAGAGTCTGGATGGACTTGATGCGCTTGTACAGGACCTTCTTACGATCAGCCAGATGGAGAGCGGACAGATCAAAATGCACCCCAGGCCGTTTGATCTGGTGGAAATGGTGAGCGATGTATTCGATCAACTCGAAAATAAAGCCGAAAAACGGGATATAACCCTCCAAATGTCTACGGATGTACCACCTGAAGCATGGGTCAAAGGCGATCCTCAGCGAATTTCTCAGGTGCTGACCAATCTTATTTCTAATGGTATCAAGTATTCCGGTGAAGAAACGGTGGTAACGGTAGGAATTAATGTGGGGAAAAAGGATGTCTCTATCTATGTGAAGGATAATGGACAGGGCATACCACCGGAACACATCAGGCGTATCTTTGAACGCTTCTACCGGGTAGAAAAAAGCCGCAGCCGTGACAAGGGAGGAACGGGGCTGGGGCTTGCTATCGTAAAACACATAGTTGAAGCACATGGCAGTACGGTAAGTGTTACGAGTGCGATAGGTAAAGGGTGCACCTTTAGTTTTAAGTTACCTAAGGTTACCCAGGCCTCAGTACTGGCAGACTTTGAGGAAGAGGCAGAAAAGCCATTGGCTGAATAA
- a CDS encoding DEAD/DEAH box helicase: MNIFNEPVLRSELQQAIGELGYTTPTPIQEEAIPCILESTTDLIAFAQTGTGKTAAFGLPIVQLTDENSPVTQALVLCPTRELCLQIGRDLESFAKYLKINIVTVYGGTDIRKQIKELQGPSQIVVGTPGRVIDLINRKKLNLENISRLVLDEADEMLSMGFKDELDTILATTPQDKQTLLFSATMPKAIANIAKKYMHNPYEISAGKVNTGSVNVSHSYYMVKASDRYAALRRIADMHPEIYGIVFCRTRRETKEVADKLMADGYNAEALHGDLSQAQRDEAMGRFRKRITQLLVATDVAARGLDVTELTHVINYNLPDDPEVYIHRSGRTGRAGNKGCAVSIISPSEKGKLRMIEKKGNAEFAYCQVPTGSDIYSKRLFALADKVENLQPDAELLPETVEQIVKKLDWMPKEEIISRFIALEMERMGDLRKLSADINATGKERGNKGRGEDRGNDRPAKQQKNKKRTDLTYTRMNINVGRQDRINKGTILGLINKHLPKKSVEVAEIGIKDHYSFFEIDSRFEKDALKAFKKATYNGVRLRVGRD; encoded by the coding sequence ATGAACATATTCAATGAGCCGGTTTTGCGCAGTGAACTGCAGCAGGCTATCGGCGAACTGGGGTATACAACCCCTACTCCCATTCAGGAAGAAGCCATCCCCTGTATTCTAGAATCTACTACCGACCTTATTGCCTTTGCCCAGACAGGTACAGGCAAAACGGCTGCATTCGGACTTCCCATAGTTCAGTTAACCGATGAGAACAGCCCGGTAACGCAGGCGTTGGTATTGTGTCCTACCCGTGAGCTTTGCCTTCAGATTGGCAGAGACCTGGAAAGCTTTGCAAAGTACCTGAAAATCAATATCGTTACGGTATATGGAGGTACGGACATCCGTAAGCAAATTAAGGAACTGCAGGGCCCCAGCCAGATCGTGGTAGGTACTCCCGGCCGGGTAATTGACCTGATCAATCGTAAGAAGCTTAACCTTGAAAACATCAGCCGCCTGGTACTGGACGAGGCAGATGAAATGCTGAGCATGGGATTCAAAGATGAGCTGGACACGATTTTGGCTACTACACCGCAGGACAAGCAAACACTGCTTTTCTCTGCCACCATGCCTAAGGCCATAGCTAATATCGCAAAGAAGTACATGCACAATCCCTATGAGATATCTGCCGGCAAGGTAAATACAGGGTCTGTCAATGTATCTCACTCCTACTACATGGTCAAAGCCTCTGATCGGTATGCCGCACTACGCCGCATTGCCGACATGCACCCCGAAATCTATGGCATTGTATTTTGCCGCACAAGAAGGGAAACCAAAGAAGTAGCGGATAAGCTGATGGCAGACGGCTACAATGCAGAAGCACTGCATGGTGATCTGTCTCAGGCACAGCGAGACGAGGCCATGGGCCGGTTCCGCAAGCGCATCACCCAACTACTGGTAGCCACCGATGTAGCTGCCCGAGGCCTGGATGTGACTGAACTTACCCATGTCATCAACTACAACCTGCCGGACGATCCCGAGGTATACATACACCGTAGCGGACGTACCGGTCGGGCAGGTAATAAGGGGTGTGCGGTATCCATCATCAGCCCCTCAGAAAAAGGTAAGCTGCGTATGATCGAGAAAAAGGGTAACGCAGAGTTCGCTTACTGCCAGGTACCTACCGGTAGTGATATCTATAGTAAGCGCCTGTTTGCCCTGGCAGACAAGGTAGAAAACTTACAGCCGGATGCTGAACTGCTTCCCGAGACAGTAGAACAGATCGTAAAAAAGCTGGATTGGATGCCTAAAGAGGAGATCATCTCCCGTTTCATCGCTCTGGAAATGGAACGTATGGGTGACCTGAGAAAGCTGAGTGCAGACATTAACGCTACAGGTAAAGAGCGCGGCAATAAAGGCCGTGGTGAAGACCGCGGAAATGACCGCCCAGCTAAACAGCAAAAAAATAAAAAGCGCACTGATCTGACATATACCCGCATGAATATTAACGTGGGTCGTCAGGACAGGATCAACAAAGGCACCATACTGGGCCTAATAAATAAGCATCTTCCTAAAAAATCGGTAGAAGTCGCAGAGATTGGTATTAAAGACCACTACTCTTTCTTTGAGATTGACAGCCGCTTCGAAAAAGATGCCTTAAAGGCCTTTAAAAAAGCAACGTACAACGGTGTACGCCTTCGCGTAGGCCGTGACTAG
- a CDS encoding RidA family protein: MKLKTYNSERAPRPVGLYPHARQVGNMLYLSGVGPRKLGANDVPGVERDDQGRVVAYDMELQCRNVFDNVRMILEDSGSSWDRLIDVTVFLTDMKNDFPVFNKLYAEYFKENQPCRTTMEVNALPTDIAIELKCMATID; the protein is encoded by the coding sequence ATGAAGCTAAAAACATATAATAGTGAGCGTGCCCCACGTCCGGTAGGCCTTTATCCCCATGCCAGGCAGGTAGGTAACATGCTATACCTGTCGGGCGTCGGCCCTCGCAAACTGGGCGCAAATGACGTACCAGGCGTTGAGCGTGACGATCAGGGCCGGGTGGTAGCTTACGATATGGAGCTGCAATGCCGCAATGTATTTGATAATGTCCGGATGATACTTGAAGACAGCGGCTCCTCCTGGGACAGATTAATAGATGTGACTGTTTTTCTGACGGATATGAAAAACGACTTTCCGGTATTCAATAAGCTTTATGCAGAATACTTTAAGGAAAACCAACCCTGCCGTACCACGATGGAGGTAAATGCCCTGCCCACGGATATTGCCATTGAGCTAAAGTGCATGGCTACTATAGACTGA
- a CDS encoding response regulator transcription factor: MGSKQLQKVLVIDDEPDIIELLKYNLKKEGYEVKTATDGKKGVEIARDFEPDLILLDIMMPHQDGVETCRQLREVPDLHGTFIIFLTARSEEYSEVAAFDIGADDYITKPIKPRALMSRISALFRRESKKKKDTNKINIGALTIDRTSYTVTIEGEQVTLPKKEFELLYFLAQNPNKVFSRDELLQNIWGSDVYVLARTVDVHIRKVREKIGEGYITTVKGVGYKFDLN; encoded by the coding sequence ATGGGCAGCAAGCAGCTTCAGAAGGTATTAGTCATTGATGACGAACCGGACATTATCGAACTGCTTAAGTACAACCTCAAAAAAGAAGGGTACGAAGTAAAAACGGCTACGGATGGTAAAAAAGGGGTTGAAATTGCCCGGGACTTTGAGCCTGACCTGATTCTGCTGGATATCATGATGCCTCATCAGGATGGGGTGGAAACCTGCCGGCAACTACGTGAGGTGCCGGATCTCCATGGTACTTTCATCATTTTCCTGACGGCCAGAAGTGAAGAATACAGTGAAGTGGCAGCTTTTGACATTGGGGCAGATGATTACATCACTAAGCCTATCAAACCGCGCGCACTGATGAGCCGTATAAGTGCTCTATTCAGAAGAGAAAGCAAAAAGAAAAAGGACACTAATAAAATCAATATCGGGGCCCTGACTATTGACCGTACCAGCTACACGGTCACCATAGAAGGTGAGCAGGTTACGCTTCCTAAAAAAGAGTTTGAATTGCTTTATTTCCTTGCCCAGAACCCCAATAAAGTGTTTAGCCGCGACGAACTATTGCAAAATATATGGGGTTCCGATGTATATGTGCTGGCCCGGACCGTAGACGTTCATATCCGGAAAGTCCGCGAAAAGATTGGTGAGGGCTATATTACTACGGTAAAAGGGGTAGGTTACAAATTCGACCTTAATTAA
- a CDS encoding VOC family protein, whose product MIKIEHIAIWCNDIERLRSFYEEYFAAACNETYQNPGKRLETCFLTFPGGGVRIELMQRPDVHTPTPDDRLLRMGYAHIAFSLGTRQRVNDLTARLKKAGYVHLDGPRTTGDGYYESTFLDPERNVIELTV is encoded by the coding sequence ATGATAAAAATAGAGCACATAGCCATTTGGTGTAATGATATTGAGCGCCTAAGGTCCTTTTATGAAGAATATTTTGCGGCTGCTTGCAATGAAACATACCAGAACCCGGGAAAGCGGCTGGAGACCTGCTTTCTGACGTTTCCTGGCGGTGGGGTGCGTATAGAGCTAATGCAGCGGCCGGATGTACACACGCCTACTCCTGATGACAGGCTATTGAGAATGGGCTATGCTCATATCGCCTTTTCGCTGGGTACCAGGCAAAGGGTGAATGATCTAACGGCTAGATTAAAGAAGGCTGGCTATGTGCATCTGGATGGCCCCAGAACCACAGGGGACGGTTATTATGAAAGTACGTTTCTGGACCCGGAACGAAATGTGATCGAACTTACGGTATAA
- a CDS encoding sigma-70 family RNA polymerase sigma factor, with amino-acid sequence MKITEHTNACEGAGHVFGQYARQLHGYLRKKLGNDQDSEELLSDVMMKLYKNCERLEEVDNVRAWLYRITYNAAMDYYRDRQKKQESERAAGNIEVPVEQDIYQSMSQLVPAMVNLLPEEYRSAVMWCDLEGLSQQEVADKLNISLSGAKSRIQRGRKKLKELFSECIWIESDRRGRPVSYSIKPHCNPLQHLADPINQNLLPGAEGDCGC; translated from the coding sequence ATGAAGATCACAGAACACACTAATGCATGCGAGGGGGCCGGCCATGTATTCGGTCAATATGCCCGGCAACTCCATGGGTATTTGCGCAAGAAGCTCGGCAATGACCAGGACAGCGAAGAATTACTGAGTGATGTGATGATGAAGCTGTATAAAAACTGTGAACGGCTTGAAGAGGTAGATAATGTACGGGCATGGCTGTACCGGATCACCTATAACGCTGCGATGGATTATTACCGTGACCGTCAGAAAAAACAGGAAAGTGAAAGGGCTGCCGGAAACATAGAAGTACCTGTAGAACAGGATATTTATCAATCGATGTCACAACTGGTACCCGCCATGGTCAATTTGCTGCCTGAAGAGTACCGCTCAGCAGTTATGTGGTGCGATCTTGAAGGATTATCTCAACAGGAGGTGGCTGACAAACTAAACATCAGCCTGTCGGGAGCTAAGAGTCGCATTCAGCGCGGCCGGAAAAAATTAAAAGAGCTATTTTCAGAGTGCATTTGGATAGAGTCTGACAGACGGGGCAGACCGGTGTCATATTCAATAAAACCCCATTGCAATCCATTGCAACACCTGGCAGACCCAATAAATCAAAACTTACTGCCTGGTGCGGAAGGTGACTGTGGTTGCTGA
- a CDS encoding RluA family pseudouridine synthase, with product MKKIRFEELILFENEDYIIINKPPFISTLDDRAEPDSVLALARDYLPEAQIAHRLDKETSGALAIAKNPAAYRHLAIQFERRKVEKLYHAVCDGIHDFDEVEVNLPLYSLNKGVVRIDYGKGKESKTYFTTKEAFKMHTLVECRPITGRMHQIRVHLSSMKAPISGDETYGGRPLFLSKLKRHYNLKRDTEELPIIRRFALHASNLAFDDEKGQRIDVQAPYPKDFAVAIKQLSKYR from the coding sequence ATGAAAAAAATCAGGTTCGAAGAGCTTATTCTTTTTGAGAATGAGGACTACATAATTATCAATAAGCCCCCGTTCATATCGACACTGGATGACCGGGCCGAACCCGATAGCGTGCTGGCCCTGGCGAGAGACTACCTGCCCGAGGCACAAATTGCTCACCGTCTGGATAAGGAGACCAGCGGCGCCCTGGCAATAGCCAAAAACCCTGCGGCATACAGGCACCTGGCCATTCAGTTTGAAAGGCGTAAAGTTGAAAAACTGTATCATGCAGTTTGTGATGGCATTCATGATTTTGACGAAGTGGAAGTTAATCTGCCACTTTACAGCCTGAATAAAGGTGTGGTACGTATAGACTACGGTAAGGGGAAAGAAAGTAAGACCTATTTTACTACCAAGGAGGCGTTCAAAATGCATACGCTGGTGGAGTGCCGTCCTATAACAGGGCGTATGCACCAGATACGTGTGCATTTAAGTTCCATGAAGGCTCCTATCAGCGGGGATGAAACTTACGGAGGGCGCCCGCTGTTCCTGTCAAAGCTCAAAAGGCATTATAATCTGAAGCGCGATACCGAGGAGCTCCCTATTATAAGAAGGTTTGCGCTTCACGCCAGCAATCTGGCATTTGATGATGAAAAGGGGCAACGCATTGATGTTCAGGCTCCTTACCCTAAAGATTTTGCGGTTGCTATCAAGCAGCTTAGCAAATACAGGTAA
- the rpsI gene encoding 30S ribosomal protein S9, with product MDVINTIGRRKTSVARLYLSQGNGNITVNGRELKEYFPFEILQTIVKQPLNKVEVVGDYDLKLNVNGGGLKGQAEAIRLAVSRALCEVNEEFRSPLKSEGFLTRDPRMVERKKYGRRKARRRFQFSKR from the coding sequence ATGGACGTAATAAATACTATCGGTAGAAGAAAAACATCCGTAGCCCGCTTGTATCTGAGCCAGGGTAACGGAAATATCACTGTTAATGGTCGTGAGCTGAAGGAATACTTTCCTTTTGAAATCCTTCAGACTATTGTTAAGCAGCCTCTGAACAAAGTAGAGGTTGTTGGTGATTACGATCTTAAACTGAATGTTAACGGTGGTGGCCTGAAAGGCCAGGCTGAGGCTATCCGTCTTGCCGTATCACGCGCTCTTTGTGAAGTGAACGAGGAGTTTCGCAGCCCGCTGAAATCAGAAGGTTTCCTTACCAGAGACCCTCGTATGGTCGAGCGTAAGAAATACGGTCGTCGCAAAGCGAGAAGAAGATTCCAGTTCAGCAAGCGTTAA
- the rplM gene encoding 50S ribosomal protein L13, whose product MDTLSYKTAHANAASVEKNWLIVDAENAVLGRLASEVAKRIRGKHKALFTPNSDCGDHVIVINADKVRLTGKKWTDKQYIRHTGYPGGQRFATPLEVKNKDSRRLIEMAVRGMLPKNRLGRKLFKNLHVFAGDEHPHDAQQPKELKL is encoded by the coding sequence GTGGATACTCTTAGTTATAAAACTGCTCATGCAAACGCTGCATCAGTAGAAAAAAATTGGTTGATCGTGGATGCAGAAAATGCAGTCCTTGGTCGCTTGGCTAGTGAAGTAGCCAAAAGAATACGTGGCAAGCACAAAGCTTTGTTCACACCAAACTCTGATTGTGGTGATCACGTGATCGTGATCAATGCTGATAAGGTTCGCCTGACAGGTAAAAAATGGACTGACAAGCAGTATATTCGCCACACGGGATATCCGGGAGGACAGCGTTTTGCCACGCCTCTGGAGGTGAAGAACAAAGATAGCCGCCGTCTTATTGAAATGGCTGTAAGAGGTATGCTGCCCAAAAACAGACTTGGACGCAAGCTGTTCAAGAATCTGCATGTTTTTGCCGGAGACGAGCATCCTCACGATGCACAGCAACCTAAAGAACTTAAACTCTAA